In the Acidobacteriota bacterium genome, TACTGGGCGCAACGGCGTATCAATGAAGAAATTGAAAAGCAGAGACAAAGTGTCGAGGGGGTGATTAACAATGGCTTTGGTGATTTAATGCAAGCCGTCAGCATCGCAACCGCAAGTTTGGGCAGCGACAAATATCTTTATGAAACGATCTCACCCGATGAGATGCCCAAAACTGTCGAAGCCATCATTGTCGCCAATAGTTCCGGCAAAATTACTGATAGCTCCGTAGAAAAATTTATTGATGATGGCAAGACCATCACGGTTCCAGATCAAAGCCAGAAAATTTATGTTCTTTCCGGCGACCCGTTTGTCGGCGCAGTTAATAACCAGGGGTATGCAGAGAAAACCTATTATTACTCGACTGACACCGCCAACCTGGGATTGCATTGGATTGTGATTGTGATGAAGCAGGACGCCATCATCAGTCAAATCAGCGCCGAAACCAACAAACTGGCAAACAGTAATCAGGAACTCTCGAATATACGGCAATGGCTGACGACCATCTTGTTGCTTTTTGCGCTGGCAATCGCGGTTGTTATCGGCTGGCAATTCACCCGTCCGATTCAGGAACTCGCAAGCGCCGCCCGCCGCGTCGCCGATAGCCAACTTGATTTTCGCGTCAACGTATTTCGCAATGATGAAGTGGGGCAACTTGCGGAAACCTTCAATGAAATGATTGACGGACTCAAACATAAACGCGAACTCGAAGAAAAGCTCAATCAGGCGGAACGCGCAGCGGTCATCGGTCGGCTCACCCAATCGGTGGCGCATGAAATCCGCAATCCGCTCAATGTTATCAACCTTTCAATCGACCTGGTGCGCAATAAATTTGCGCCCGCCGATGACCAGCAACGCGGGCAGTTCACGCGATTACTTTCTTCAATCAAAGATGAAATCGTCAGGCTCAATCGCATGGTGAGCGACCTGTTGAATTATGGTCGTCCGGCAAATCTCGCCGTGCATACTTTCGATATGCGTTCGCTCGTGGATGAAACAATTGCTTTGATTCGTCCGCAGGCTGACGATCAAAGTGTTGAAATTCAACTTGACGAAGATAACCTGCCTGCCGAAGTCAACGGCGACCGCGAAAAATTGAAATCCTGTTTATCGAATATTGCAATCAATGCGTTGCAGGCGATGCCATCGGGCGGCAGCCTGATGGCGAGCGTGCATAAAATGAACGGTCATGTTGAAGTCAAAATCGCCGATACCGGCACCGGCATCAGCGAAGAGAATTTAAATAAAATTTTTGAACCGTATTTTTCAACCAAACAGACGGGCTTCGGGTTGGGGCTTGCGGTGA is a window encoding:
- a CDS encoding ATP-binding protein, whose translation is MPEAVQFLKTFRARLVLLLAACLALTIGVVLALDYWAQRRINEEIEKQRQSVEGVINNGFGDLMQAVSIATASLGSDKYLYETISPDEMPKTVEAIIVANSSGKITDSSVEKFIDDGKTITVPDQSQKIYVLSGDPFVGAVNNQGYAEKTYYYSTDTANLGLHWIVIVMKQDAIISQISAETNKLANSNQELSNIRQWLTTILLLFALAIAVVIGWQFTRPIQELASAARRVADSQLDFRVNVFRNDEVGQLAETFNEMIDGLKHKRELEEKLNQAERAAVIGRLTQSVAHEIRNPLNVINLSIDLVRNKFAPADDQQRGQFTRLLSSIKDEIVRLNRMVSDLLNYGRPANLAVHTFDMRSLVDETIALIRPQADDQSVEIQLDEDNLPAEVNGDREKLKSCLSNIAINALQAMPSGGSLMASVHKMNGHVEVKIADTGTGISEENLNKIFEPYFSTKQTGFGLGLAVTKKIIEEHQGTIDVQSEIGLGTTFSVKLEAAKDKD